The following DNA comes from Quercus robur chromosome 1, dhQueRobu3.1, whole genome shotgun sequence.
CTATGCGTAACCTTTGACggccttaaaataattcttatatatgtttagggttgtgagaaaagaagacctaaacacatacttacggattggatgaaaaacagctcagaaaaactgagtttcataaacctcgataaatAGCCATCTATTGAGCTAGTTGTTGAGCCATGggcttcagcagcttttaaaccttgatagatgtTAGCTgttgagctagctgtcgagtttaaaatcctgcactttgtacttgattcttggacagacatgcatgactttaacacttgaacttgaaactttgtttcttgaagtattaaacacatcctagatctacctaattacaagtaaagtgcgttttttgaaatgattagccaattacataaaatgttgacatatgttcctaacattgaatcacatatgtcctaacaagacacatgacacaaaattggattctaatttcaaattctaatggaactttttctaagttttacctattaatatatagtAGTATATAATTTGTGCATATGcatagtaaaattaaaaaaaaaaaaaaatacaattacacacatatatggattcaaattatactctctctctctctctctctcttttatttatttattttttaatttctttgggATATAGACATGAgcttactttttttattattgagtttttgatgattttttttttttttttttttttttttttaatattagaacCCTTGTCCTTTGCACCACATTAActcacctaaaaaaaataagaaaaacctTTAATaggacacatgacgcaaaattagacaacaattggaatccaatttaaaacctaattagattttctctcagGTTTacctattaaatatatatatatttatttatatttgtagaTATTAACTCACATAGCAtaaacttaagtggataattatggtgtaatcccacataaatttagacacattgtgtaaaattggattttaattttaaattttaattgaattttctctttactttactcttttatatatatatatatatatagatagatagatgaaatggtaaaaaattataattgaaaacaTAATTCCAAGTGTCTCGGGTCACTTAATGATGTAGCTGACCTTgacattaggaaaaaaaaaaaaaagggtcaagaTTCTCTCCCGAGACCATAACCTCTAGGAGTCTAGGACTCATCGCCCCACTCGCACCACTAGGCCTTTTGAGTTGTACCCATTGTTCCAAATATAGGGCCCATTTCAACAATTTGAAAGCAACGGGCGTTTTCAGGAGACCGCCCTAGAAGCCCAGCCCATCTGCACCACAGCACAGTAGACGCCTCGTGCAAACTTAAGGGTACGTTATTTTCGAGCTTCTTAGTAAtagattttgtttgattttgaattttgtttgttaggttcttgaatttcaattatGGGGTGTTTAGTTTTTGGAGTAAgcacaaacaaaattttctaatttttatgtagTACGGCGAAAAAATgcacaatttaatttttgtcacaattctCCATATGGCTGATTGTGATCGGTAGTGAAAAAGTAGTGAATCCATATGAAAGTGATATGCAATCAGTCACAATATATCATGTAAAAGAGTCATGGTAAAAGTTGTGAGTTTGTTTGTTGTACTAAAAGAACTctttaaaaatagaaacaaacctTTAGGGTCAAAATGAAACTTTTTGAATCATTAAgggtcaaaatgaaaacaactcCAAACTTTAAGAACGAAAAATACACTTCAACTGAATAAATAATTAGCTTTATGCATGTTgtatttcaaaacttttttaaaattccattgtataataatttttctattcaaaataaatttaactgAGATGTGAATGAAGTTTTGAAAGTTTCTACAGTTAAAAATATGGACACAACGtctattaagaaaaaagaaaaaaaatggatacaATGTAAAGTATGAAGTTTGATATATTTAcgatttattttaatttgactatgtaaagtaaaaatttgtcaaaataccttttttttttctttcttaatttgtgtttttgagaAATAGATAAAGATGGACAACAAAGAGTCATTTATTCcaattatatatacaaaattacaaataacaaaaaacatGAGTACGGTTAACTTACAAAAGTGAAAGTGCTTCTTGTAAAAAATTCTCCCTATTTGAAATGGACCAATTTAAtggtttaaattaaatattataaatttaaaattgtatctAATAATACctcatctaaaatttaaaataacgtaCACAGTTTGAGGCtgatataaatttatatggttttttttttttttagcttatcACAACAAGCCTAGAAAAATAAACTTCACTTATTCGGATCCAAAAAACTGCCAAAGGCCTAATCACTTAGGTTAGAAGACATGGGTTTTGGCCACTCAAAAGTAAAGCTTGAAATTAGAATTTCACGAATACTCGAGGCCAAGTTGAGGCTGTCTGCTAAGTGAAAAAGGGGCCAGACAAAGACGAATTCCCAAGATTGGATTTGTTCTTCAAATACCCATCTCAAAGCTAATAGAAATCTTTAGCTTTTagtgtaaaaagaaaaaaccaagggTTTTTCTTGTTACTTTCCCTACATTGCTTAACCATGATTATCGTACGTTCACTTATACCAACCATAGTTTTATTAGAGAACAAAATGGTAACCTACTTGAAGCACCTGACAAGGAAGAAATTTAAGATTATAGATTTGTTTGGGaaccacttattttgttgaaactaaaaactgagaACTGAAAACCACTTATTTTGATAAAAGTATGTAGAAAAAAGCTAAAACCTGACTTTTGGAGCAGTGTGACTCACTTAACAATGAAATGAGATCCACTTTAAgggtaaaaataagctaaaaaaaaaaaaaattaagtttttttcaaattccaaaTGCAACCTAAGATCCTTCTCACGAATCCAAATCAAATAGTCCAACAAGTAGCAGAGTGCTACATGTTATGATCACAAAAATAACCAACCTTCAACATTAACTAAAACatgaaataaatcaatttcACTTGCCAAAAGACTCATATCTATGCACGCAATAGTATaatagtttattggtgattacATGCATACATCATAATGTAATCATAATGTAACAAAACTAATTAGGGACACGCAAAAGAGATAAAACTGAAATTGCCTTATTATGCAATACTACAAAGTACAGAAACTGGCATTTTTTTGCGCTAATTCTGAACCATATATGCTTATGGGAACATGAAGCCATTCACCGTCATACCTCCATCAACGCATATAGTCTGCCCGGTTATGTACGAGGCTGCCGGTAGGCATAGGAATGCTACCAAGGAAGACACCTCTTTGGGCTCTCCAACGCGTCCCATAGGTGTTCGAGAGATAACAGCATTGAAAAAGTTTTCATCATCCAAATACtacaataaaaaaaggaaaataataactataacatataatttaataagCTAATAATTAACTTCGATACGTTGATAGGTTAAAATTCTActgtatttaaatataaaaataaaaaaattaaagcacaCAGGTGTGATGAAAAGGTCATTACGGGTTGGGCTAAAGGGGTCTTGATGTACCAAGGGGCAACACAATTGGTCCTTATATTATCTTTTGCCCATTCGCATGCCAAATTTTTTGTCAGCTGATTCATTGCCCCTGCGTACTTATAAAGACCTTCAATGTTGTAGCTCAAAGTAGTAATAATATAATCCAAAAAATGATGAGACAAGCTTAGGTTACCTTTACTTGCTCCATATATGGAGCCAACACTGACTGATACGACCCCACAAACTGAAGACACAAAGACAATGCTTCCTGCTGACGAAGCTTTCAATAGAGGATGGGCAAGTTGGCTCAAGTGATAAGCTGATTCAAAATTTGTGGCCATGATAAATGAGAAATCTTGGGCCGTATACTCCAAAGtcggttttgttttgtttgtccCAACATTGTTTATCTATATCCATGCAATTATTGAACAACAGCACCAATTaggaaatatataaaaaaatgctagTAAAAGCTAGTGTTATTAATAAAttgacataataaataaatttctggatgatttgtttttaaaagcttATTTGCATCACTATTTCAAAATAGTTAATGCAAATacatacataaaaatatgtgcTAAAATACAACCTTAATCATAAGGGAggattaacccaaaaaaaaaaaaagcaaaccaaGGGTTGACTTACAAGGATGTTAAGTTTTCCATTAAAGAGATTAGAGGCAGTGCTAATTAGATTCTCTCTTTCAGCTCTAGAGGATACATCGCACACTGAACCAGTGACTTGGAGACCCTTCTTTCTCCATTCACTTAAACACTCATTAAGGTCGACTTCGTTTCGAGAGCATGTATGCACAGTTGCTCCAAAACCTGCTAGTTCCTCCACAATAGCATGCCtaatcacaaaataataaaagggGATCAATTTTTTTAGCGAATCAACGCTTTGAGAACATTGCTTAAGCTTCTTTTGAATGAATAAGTTATTGATGAAGCTTTCTAGTTAAAAACAATAGCAACAAAGGGAAcacaaaagggaaagaaagtaGGGACCCTATTCCTTTGCTTCCACCGGTAACAAGAGCGGTCATGCCCTGAAGAGACCATCCACTGTTATCGGGCTGAGCCATTCTGTAAGATTTGTAAACCTGGAGAGGAAAGCTTGAAAGCTAGAGAGAaaactagagagagagattgagaaacTTTTAGATATTATTGAATTGATTAAGACCGTACAAGATCCTATTTCGATATATCAGTAGCAGAAAGTGAAAAACAAACTACCAAAATATCAGGGAGTTAGTTACCGCACGTGTCATATACACGTGTTATTTACGACAGATAAAGAATAGCTTATCTAGACCACTTGTAATTTAATcatcttttttgttgtttaactTACTACTTTTGCTTAAGATTTTTATATCAAGACCGTTCATTGAGCCCTAAAAGGGAgaagttcaaggtttttgaggtcaaaTTGAGGTTAAATCGGGGTCGAATcgtgatgacatcataattaatttaataattattttaaatataaataaatatattaatttggtacaaaaaaaaaatagtcaaattaaaactataaatcTATATTTTAGTTAATATCTAATAATTTATCAATGTTAAGCCCATTTACATAATATTAATaaccattttaaaaatatatatatcaaaagcaTTGATatgcacaaaaaaagaaaaaaaaaaactacaatagTCCAATTAAAACTATAAATCTATATTTTAGTTAATATCTAATAATTTATCAATGTCAAgcccataataataataataataaccatttaaaaaatatatatcaaagcATCAATATGcatgtaaatgaaaaaaatagtattaaaatacTTGATAGGAatgtcttatttactttttttttttaaatttttttatttttttatataatagtttcaactaaataagatattaatattatataaaaaaatgtctatttttgtttttttaaaaattgtctCATATATGCATGTTGAGTATAGACTTGTGATTTGTTAGCAAtctgtagggacacgttttCTCAGGCCGAGTCCAAGATGCTCGGAACTTTAGACTAGTgagtccaatacaatgaatttgtagagcgtggaccAAAGAGCTGGGCTTAGGTGGGTGAATGATGACCATCAAGGTATTCCTCTTGGGCTGAGTTTAACAGAGAAAGTTTGGTCCTTGGCAAgatccgaggagctttttctaGTGCCTCTCATGTGTTGCGAATCCccctttttgtttctctttactcCCCTTTTATAGTCATTTTCTTCCTCCTGACTGGGGtccctagggtaggtacttATCCCATCCGCCTCTACCTCcagtggttgggagtggttgtaaggacagaaTAGTATGGCTGTGTTaggcacaaggcactgaatACAATAAAGGCTGCCTTCCCTTGTACGCTTTCGTTCTATTTGTAGTCTTTCTCTACTTTCGTGCTTTCCCTGCCCTGTGGAACGGTCTGGAGTTTCGCCATTGGTCTGTTACCTCTTTTGCCCTCGACTATATCCATCCGAGGAGGATTTTTCATTGCTGAGGAGGGGTTTTTCCGTGGGCTGGGCCCCTGGCCTAGTATAGATGTTCAAACGGGCCTATTAGTCTTTTTCTCTCCACAATAgtccctcaaaatcctgctgttcGGCTCCTTGGACGGACAGGAGGGTTCTGGTGACATCGAGCCTCTGTCACGGTTTCCCAAACCTTTCCTTCCATTAATGCCAGAGTCTCTTCGTTTGCTCGAGGCGCGTTCTTGGCCCTGAAACATTCTTTTAATCTATATCAGCCACATCCTTGTCATTTCGGTACACGAGGCAGGCTCTTAATTAGGGCTCTTTCACGAGGTGACAAATTTAACAGCTGAAGATTACTTTGGAATTTGAGCGAGATTAATCTCGTTTGTAATTCCTTCCTAGGGTTTTGGAGCGAATTGATTGCTTCCAgattcgtcccctatataagaCGCGCGGTGAGAGATAGTCCATCTTTGTTTGCAGAGCCTTGAGTTTCTAGATTTCTAACTCCTCAAACATTCCCAAAGTCCCTACTATAAGAGTAACTGAGATCTTGGGAGTGAAATGATCATGGTTAAGATGAGGATGAAAGAACAACTCCCTCTTTAGAAGCCTTGGGTATCTTCGAGGTTCAGaatggctcggtcaggacaAGGGAGACAAAGGCTTAAGGCCCTCCTTCTCCTGGACAGTGTAAGGGAGGAGCCTCCttttccttcagccaaaatccgaagcaggtggatgtcgcatcagatttttggtgcgacaacACTGAGATTTCCCATCATCGGTACCATTCGCTCTTGCGCGATTGTAGCTAATATGATACTTGCTCGACTACCATCGGAGCTGGTATGGGGATTTAGCATCCTCGCTTCTTCCTCTATTCCATCACTGGCGCCATCCGGGTGCCTctgcttctttttctcttccatcactggtgccacccaGACTTGCCTAGTCGTTGTTGGAGCAGAATTGAAGGGTCTAGCATCCCCGtgtatttttatgttataattttttattttcagttagCTTCTAATTTCAGGCTTGTCTAAGCTTCTTTATGTATATTGTACCAtctctttatctaataaaagatgatctTGCCGCATTTTACatatcctttcttttttgtaataattatCGTGTGAACGGATGTACTAGTGTTCTTCTCTTGAATCATATTTAGAATCGATGACTTCAACGATATAGTTATTGACCAAAATCGACGAGCACTACAGTGCTGATTTTAAATAAGTTAACCATACAggactaaccgggataacaACTTAGTTATGTGTAATCTGAAATAAGCTGTCCGAGAGGGTCGCCCGACATTAGGGTCCTTCCTCTAGTTTCCGATGATATTCGTAGTTTTAACTTGTTGTAtatagtccgaggaccatgcaaggccttggttctgtctagcctctaggctttattttcagagcgTTTAGTTACCCCACAAGcttgagtccggggaccatgtAAGGCATTGGTTccgtctagcacttagcctttgttttcagagtgtctagtttctctataggtttgagtccgaggaccatgcaaggccttggttctgtctagcctctaggctttattttcagagcgTTTAGTTACCCCACAAGcttgagtccggggaccatgtAAGGCATTGGTTccgtctagcacttagcctttgttttcagagtgtctagtttccctataggtttgagtccgaggaccatgcaaggccttggttctgtctagcctctaggttttattttcatAGTGTCGAGTTTcttcataggcttgagtccgaggaccatgcaaggccttggttctgtctagcctccaggctttattttcagagtgtctagtttccccataggcttgaatccgagaaccatgcaaggtcttggttctgtctagcatttagcctttgttttcagagtgtctagtttccctatagcttgagtccgaggaccatgcaaggcacAGGTTCTGTCTAGCCACTAGGCTTTAtttttagagtgtctagtttccccataggcttgagtccgaggaccatgcaaggtcttggttctgtctagcctctaggctttattttcagagtgtctagttttccataggcttgagtccgaggaccatgcaaggccttggttctgtctaatacttagcttttgttttcagagtgtctagtttccccataggcttgagttcgaggaccacgcaaggccttggttctgtctagcctctaggttttattttcagagtttctagtttccccataggcttgagtccgaggaccatgcaaggccttggttctgtctagcctctaggctttattttcagagtgtctagtttccccacaggcttgagtctgaggaccatgcaaggccttggttctgcctagcacttagcctttgttttcagagtgtctagtttccccatagctTGAAttcgaagaccatgcaaggcattggttttgtctagccgctaggctttattttcagagtgtctagtttccccataaacttgagtccgaggaccacgcaaggcctaggttctgtctagcttctaggctttattttcagagtgtctagtttccacataggtttgagtccgaggaccatgcaaggttttggttctgtctagcctttaggctttattttcagagtgtctagtttcccataggcttgagtccgaggactatacaaacCCTTGGTTCTGTCTACCATTGAGCCTtcgttttcagagtgtctagtttccccataggcttgagtccgaggaccatgcaaggcctttgttctgtctagcctctaggctttattttcagagtgtccagtttccccataggcttgagtccgaggaccatgcaaggagatggttctgtctagcacttagcatttgttttcagagtgtctagttttcccatagacttgagtccgaggaccatgcaaggccttggttctgtctagcacttagcctttttttttagaatgtctagtttccccaaaggcttgagtccgaggaccatgcaagaccttggttctatctagcctctaggcttttttttcagagggtctagtttccccataggcttgagtccgaggaccatgcaaggccttggttctgtctagcctctaggctttattttcagagtgtctagtttccccataggcttgagttcgaggaccatgcaaggtcttggttttgtctagcctataggctttatttttagagtgtctagtttccccatcgacttgagtccgaggaccatgcaaggccttggttctgtctagcctctaggctttattttcagagtgaccagtttccccataagcttgagtctgaggaccatgtaagggcttggttctgtccagcactTAGCATtagttttcagagtgtctagtttccccaaagacttgagcccgaggaccatgcaaggccttggttctgtctagcacttagccttttttttagaatgtctagtttccctataggcttgagtccgaggaccatgcaagacattggttctgtctagcctctaggctttattttcaaagggtctagtttccccataggctttagtccgaggaccatgcaaggacttggttctgtctacCCTCTatgctttattttcagagtgtctagtttccccataggcttgagttcgaggaccatgcaagcccttggttctgtctagcctctaggctttattttcagagtgtctagtttccccataggattgagtccgaggaccatgcaaggtcttggttctgtctagcctctaggttttattttcagagtgtctagtttcccataggcttgagttcgaggatcatgcaaggccttggttctgtcttgcacttagcctttgttttcagagtgtctagtttccccataggcttgagtccgaggaccatgcaaggcattGGTTTTGTTTAGCcgctaggctttattttcagagtgtctagtttccccataggcttgagtttgaggaccatgcaaggtcttggttttgtctagcctctaggctttattttcagagtgtctagtttccccacaggcttgagtacggggaccatgtaaggccttggttctgtgtagcatctaggctttattttcggagtgtccagtttccccataggtttgagtccgaggaccatgcaaggtttttgttctgtctagcctctaggctttattttcagagtgtctagtttcccataggcttgagtccgaggactatgcaaagccttggttctgtctagcatttagcctttgttttcagagtgtctagtttccccataggcttgagtccgagtaccatgcaaggccttggttcggtctagcctctaggctttattttcagagtgtccagtttccccataggcttgagtccgaggaccatgcaaggaattggttctgtctagcacttagcatttgttttcagagtgtctagttttcccatagacttgagtccgaggacgatgcaaggccttggttctgtctagcacttagccttcttttttagaatgtctagtttccccataggcttgagtccgaggaccatgcaagaccttggttctgtctagcctctaggctttattttcagagggtctattttccccataggcttgagtccgaggaccatgcaaggccttggttctgtctagcctctaggctttattttcagagtgtctagtttccccatagacttgagtccgaggaccatgcaaggccttggttctgtctagcctctaggcttttttttcagagtgtccaatttccccacaggcttgagtctgaggaccatgcaagggcttggttctgtccagcacttagcatttgttttcagagtgtctagtttccccaaagacttgagcccgaggaccatgcaaggccttggttcggtctagcacttagccttttttttagaatgtctagtttccccataggcttgattctgaggaccatgcaagaccttggttctttctaACCTCTTGGCTTTATTtgtagagtgtctagtttccccataggcttgagttcgaggaccttgcaaggtcttggttttgtttagaatctaggctttattttcagagtgtctagtttcctcaaaggcttgagtccgtggaccatgcaaggtcttggttctgtctagcctctaggctttattttcagagtgtctagtttccccataggcttgagtccgaggaccatgcaaggtcttggttctgtctagcctctaggcattattttcagagtgtccagtttccccataggcttgagtccgaggagcatgcaaggagttggttctgtccagcacttagcatttgttttcagagtgtctagttttcccatagacttgtgtccgaggaccatgcaaggccttggttctgtctagcaattagcctttttttttagaatgtctagtttccccataggcttgagtccgaggaccatgcaagaccttggttctgtctagcctctaggcattattttcagagtgtccagtttccccataggcttgagtccgacgagcatgcaaggagttggttctgtctagcacttagcatttgttttcagagtgtctagttttcccatagacttgtgtccgaggaccatgcaaggccttggttctgtctagcaattagcctttttttttagaatgtctagtttccccataggcttgagtccgaggaccatgcaaggtcttggttctgtctagcctctaggcattattttcagagtgtccagtttccccataggcttgagtccgaggagcatgcaaggagttggttctgtccagcacttagcatttgttttcagagtgtctagttttcccatagacttgtgtccgaggaccatgcaaggccttggttctgtctagcaattagcctttttttttagaatgtctagtttccccataggcttgagtccgaggaccatgcaagaccttggttctgtctagcctctaggctttattttcagagggtctagtttccccataggcttgagtacgaggaccgtgcaaggccttggttctgtccagcctctaggctttattttcagagtgtctagtttccccataggcttgagtccgaggaccatgcaaggtcttggttctgtctagcctctaggctttattttcagagtgtctagttttccataggcttgagtccgaggaccatgcaaggccttggttctgtctaatacttagcttttgttttcagagtgtctagtttccccataggcttgagttcgaggaccacgcaaggccttggttctgtctagcctctaggttttattttcagagtttctagtttccccataggcttgagtccgaggaccatgcaaggccttggttctgtctagcctctaggctttattttcagagtgtctagtttccccacaggcttgagtctgaggaccatgcaaggccttggttctgcctagcacttagcctttgttttcagagtgtctagtttccccatagctTGAAttcgaagaccatgcaaggcattggttctgtctagccgctaggctttattttcagagtgtctagtttccccataaacttgagtccgaggaccacgcaaggcctaggttctgtctaGCTtgtaggctttattttcagagtgtctagtttccacataggtttgagtccgcggaccatgcaaggttttggttctgtctagcctttaggctttattttcagagtgtctagtttcccataggcttgagtccgaggactatacaaacccttggttctgtctagcattaAGCCTt
Coding sequences within:
- the LOC126728657 gene encoding tropinone reductase homolog At5g06060-like isoform X1, coding for MAQPDNSGWSLQGMTALVTGGSKGIGHAIVEELAGFGATVHTCSRNEVDLNECLSEWRKKGLQVTGSVCDVSSRAERENLISTASNLFNGKLNILINNVGTNKTKPTLEYTAQDFSFIMATNFESAYHLSQLAHPLLKASSAGSIVFVSSVCGVVSVSVGSIYGASKGNLSLSHHFLDYIITTLSYNIEGLYKYAGAMNQLTKNLACEWAKDNIRTNCVAPWFMKTPLSQPYLDDENFFNAIISRTPMERVGEPKEVSSLVAFLCLPAASYITGQTICVDGGMTVNGFTFP
- the LOC126728657 gene encoding tropinone reductase homolog At1g07440-like isoform X4; this translates as MAQPDNSGWSLQGMTALVTGGSKGIGHAIVEELAGFGATVHTCSRNEVDLNECLSEWRKKGLQVTGSVCDVSSRAERENLISTASNLFNGKLNILINNVGTNKTKPTLEYTAQDFSFIMATNFESAYHLSQLAHPLLKASSAGSIVFVSSVCGVVSVSVGSIYGASKVFG
- the LOC126728657 gene encoding tropinone reductase homolog At5g06060-like isoform X3, translated to MAQPDNSGWSLQGMTALVTGGSKGIGHAIVEELAGFGATVHTCSRNEVDLNECLSEWRKKGLQVTGSVCDVSSRAERENLISTASNLFNGKLNILINNVGTNKTKPTLEYTAQDFSFIMATNFESAYHLSQLAHPLLKASSAGSIVFVSSVCGVVSVSVGSIYGASKGAMNQLTKNLACEWAKDNIRTNCVAPWYIKTPLAQPYLDDENFFNAVISRTPMGRVGEPKEVSSLVAFLCLPAASYITGQTICVDGGMTVNGFMFP